Within bacterium BMS3Abin14, the genomic segment AACCGCCGATGCCGTCCGGAAAGCCGGGATAGTTTTCGAGGTTGAAAGTAGTGAGCATCTGTCCGCCATGGGCTGCCTTCTCGAGGAGAATAACGTCCATTTTCGCGCGGGAGGCGTAAAGGCCTGCGGCAAGGCCCGCGGGCCCTCCCCCGATGATGATCAGATCATATGTCCCTTTAGATTCCATTAACGTAAGTCTCTCTGCATATCCTTCTTCCCCCTTGAGGGGGGAAGATCGAGATGGGGGTGAATATGTCACCCTCCCCTTAGTCCCCTCCCCTCAAGGGAGGGGAAGAGCAGTAAGGACCTGTTGAAGTATCCAAGGCCCAACGTGGAAAGGACCTCAAATCCCAAACCTCAAACTAATAATTTCAGGCCTCCGCCGGAGGTCAACAGGAGCCTCAGCTTCCACTCCCTGAACTCAGGATCCACAGGGCGAAGACGACGATTGCAATTATACCAAGGATATTCATGACAGGCCATACCTCCTGTGTTCCTTGAGCATGCACAGGTCCATGATAACATCCAGCCCTGCGTCAAGGCACAGTTTTTCCGCCTCCGTATTGACAATGCCCTCCTGCAGCCAGAGTACCCTGGCGCCGATGGCCACAGCGTCCTGCGCGACGGGAAGAACGGTATCGGACCGGCGGAATACATCCACTATCTCCACAGGGAAAGGGATATCCTTCAAGGACGGGTAGGCCTTCTCTCCCAGGATCTCATCCGTTCCGGGGCGCACCGGGACGATCCTGTACCCCCGTGATTGCAGGTAGGCCGCAACCCCGTGGCTGGGTCGATCCGGTTTTGGCGACAATCCAACAACCGCGATTGTCCTGTATGTCTTAAGAATCTGTTCAACGGTCATCTCGTGCAGCCCCCCCAGAAAAGTTGACACAAATATCATTTCATGTATTCATGATATACTAATAACATCGCCAATAGTTTTGTCAAGGGAGATTGAATGATGGAGGAAATATTATGAAGGCACGGGTAACGGTTCTTTGCGAGAATTCAGCTGTACGGCCCATGGGCATCATTGGAGAGCATGGTTTTGCCGCTCTCATCGAGAGGGGGGATGAGAAGGTTCTCTTCGACACCGGTCAGGGATATGCCCTGCTTCACAATGCGAGGATCATGGGGTTTGACCTCGCAGGGGTTAATAAAGTGGCCCTGAGCCACGGTCACTACGACCACACCGGCGGTCTGGCTGAGCTTCTCAAAGCCGGAGGGGAGCGGGATATCTACGCCCATCCGGGGATATTTGTCTCAAGGTACTGGAAAGGACCGGATGGGTCCATGAAACCCATCGGGATCCCCTTCAACCGGGATTACCTCGAGGGTTTGGGCGCCCGGTTTCGTCTGGACAAGATGGCCCAGGAGGTGGCCGACGGAATATCCACCACGGGCGAGATCGACAGGGTGACCCCCTTCGAGGGGGGGGATACGAGCATGTTTCTTTCCCCGGAGCCGGGTGGGGAGGTGGACCCGCTTCCCGATGACCTCTCGCTGGTGGTCGAGGGAGAGGCAGGCCTTATCGTTCTGCTGGGTTGCGCCCACGCGGGTCTGGTGAACATCCTCAAACATGTCGAAAAGATGCGGCCCGGCAAAAAAATCCACGCCGTTCTCGGAGGGACGCATCTGGGATTTTCCAGCGAGGAGCAGATGGCCGGCACCATTGAAGCCATGAAGGGCATGGGGGTGGAGAAGGTAGGGGCCAGCCACTGCACCGGTCTCGCCGGATCCTGCCGTCTCCGTGAGGCGGTGGGGGACGAAAAGTTTTTCTTCGCCGGCGCCGGTGCGGTGCTGGAAGCGTAGTTGTAACAATCCTGGCGGTTTAACAGTAGTGCTTGTATATCTTGGTTTTGCGTGATTAAGACCGGATATGTTTCGCTACACTTGATGGGGGATGGTGCGCCATGGATTGCCGAAAGTTCGAAAGCCGGATCGACGGATACCTTCGCAATGACCTGTCCGCCGACGATCAGCGCAAGGTGGATTCCCACCTTGAGACCTGTGCTGTTTGCAGAGAAACCCTGGCTGAACACCAGGCGTTGGAAGCCATCCTCGACAGGGCCGCCGAGTGGACCGTTGATCCTCCGCCATTCCTCACCCGGAAAATAGTTTCCAATCTGCCGGCCAGTGTAGCTTCCGGTTTCTGGTCGTGGAAGGTAATGCATCCCATTGTTGCGGTCGTTTCCCTGATCCTTGCCCTGGCCATCGGTTTCGTGGGAAGGGACGTCATAGTCGGCAGACAGCCGGTCGATGTTCAACGTGCCCAGACCATCCGGATTATATTCTATTCCCCGGAGGCCTCATCGGTGGCCCTCATCGGGGATTTCAACGATTGGGGACAGAGGGACGTCACCTTGGCGCAGTCCAGCGACAGAGGTATCTGGGAGTTTTCCATGACCCTCAAGCCCGGGGTCTACCACTACAATATGCTGGTCGACGGGGAGAAATGGGTCGCCAACCCCAAATCGGCCTCCCTGGTGCCGGATGGTTTCGGCGGGTATGACTCGGTTCTGGTTGTGAGTGAAAAATGTCAGGACGACTGTACGTAAGGTGTGTGAC encodes:
- a CDS encoding ribonuclease Z; amino-acid sequence: MKARVTVLCENSAVRPMGIIGEHGFAALIERGDEKVLFDTGQGYALLHNARIMGFDLAGVNKVALSHGHYDHTGGLAELLKAGGERDIYAHPGIFVSRYWKGPDGSMKPIGIPFNRDYLEGLGARFRLDKMAQEVADGISTTGEIDRVTPFEGGDTSMFLSPEPGGEVDPLPDDLSLVVEGEAGLIVLLGCAHAGLVNILKHVEKMRPGKKIHAVLGGTHLGFSSEEQMAGTIEAMKGMGVEKVGASHCTGLAGSCRLREAVGDEKFFFAGAGAVLEA
- a CDS encoding glycogen branching enzyme, encoding MDCRKFESRIDGYLRNDLSADDQRKVDSHLETCAVCRETLAEHQALEAILDRAAEWTVDPPPFLTRKIVSNLPASVASGFWSWKVMHPIVAVVSLILALAIGFVGRDVIVGRQPVDVQRAQTIRIIFYSPEASSVALIGDFNDWGQRDVTLAQSSDRGIWEFSMTLKPGVYHYNMLVDGEKWVANPKSASLVPDGFGGYDSVLVVSEKCQDDCT